Genomic DNA from Amycolatopsis alba DSM 44262:
CCCGTCGAGGGCGAACCAGACCGGGACCGCGTGCGGCCTGCCGTCCGGGCGGACCGTCGCGAAGACGGCGGTGCGGGTGCCTTCGGCGAGAAAGGCGCGGCGCTGTTCGTCGGTCATCTTCTCCGGCATGGCTTCATCCCTCCAGGGTGGCGTCCAGGCCGAAGGCCGGGAACAGGTGGCTGTCGAACGTGGTGAACTCCGCGGCCTTGCCGTCGACGACGCGCAGGACGTCGAGTTTGAAGGCACGGAAGAGAGTGTCGCCTGGGCGACGGAGGTACGAGGCAAAGGCGGGCATCCGGTTGGCGTCGACAGCGACGGCGCGCCATTCGCCCATCTCCTCGGCGATCCGGCCGTGCTGCGCGAGGTGTTCGAGTCCGATGTAGCAGTTCGGCTCCGGCGGCATGGTGTGGCGGACGTCGTCGCGGACCAGGCTGCTCAGCGTGCTGAAGTCACCGCTGTCGTGGGCCTCGATGAGCCGCCGCACCAGCGCCCGTTCCTCTTCGGACGGTGCCTCCGCGACAGACCATTCGCCGCGTTGCTGCGGAAGGCGTTCGCGCAGGGTCGCGCGGCCGCGCTGCAGGGCGCTGTTGGCGGCGGGGACCGAGAGGTCGAGCAGGGCGGCGGTCTCGGCGGCCTGCCAGCCGAGGACGTCACGCAGGATCAGCACCGCGCGCTGCTGCGGCGGCAGCATCTGCAGGACCGCGAGGAAGGCGAGTTCGATCGTCTCCCTGGCCACGGCGAGCGCGTCCGGTCCGGCTTCGGACGGCGCGATCTCGTCCAGCAGCCGGTCCGGATACGGCTGGATCCAAGGGACTTCGGCGAACGACCGCAGCGACGGCACGCGCCGCTCGTTCTTGCGGATCGCGTCGAGGCAGGCGTTGGTGGCGATCCGGTACAGCCACGCGCGGAAGTTCCCGCCGTCGAACGTGTCCAGCCCGCGCCAAGCGTTGAGCAGCGCCTCCTGGACGACGTCTTCCGCCTCGTCGAACGAGCCGAGCATCCGGTAGCAGTGGACGTGCAGCTCTCGCCGGTGCCGTCCGGTGAGCGCGGCGAAGGCGGTTTCGTCCCCCGCCTTCGCCGCGGCGATCGTTTCGATCATGGCGCCTCCCATCGAGTGTTCTTACCCGATGTAACGGCGCCCTTCGCGAGAACTCATCGGTCCCGCGATGACTTTTTTCGCGGGACCGCGAAACGGCAGGTCAGGGACGGTTGGTGAGGTAGCCGCCCAGGGTGCGGAAGTACTCGTTCGCGGAGAGTTCGGTGCCGTCCTCGGTCCGGACCCGCTCGATGACGAGTCCGTGCGACCGGCCGCGGCGCGACTCGGGGCCGGTGACGATCACGACGCCTTCACCCTCCCGGAT
This window encodes:
- a CDS encoding RNA polymerase subunit sigma-70 — translated: MIETIAAAKAGDETAFAALTGRHRRELHVHCYRMLGSFDEAEDVVQEALLNAWRGLDTFDGGNFRAWLYRIATNACLDAIRKNERRVPSLRSFAEVPWIQPYPDRLLDEIAPSEAGPDALAVARETIELAFLAVLQMLPPQQRAVLILRDVLGWQAAETAALLDLSVPAANSALQRGRATLRERLPQQRGEWSVAEAPSEEERALVRRLIEAHDSGDFSTLSSLVRDDVRHTMPPEPNCYIGLEHLAQHGRIAEEMGEWRAVAVDANRMPAFASYLRRPGDTLFRAFKLDVLRVVDGKAAEFTTFDSHLFPAFGLDATLEG